A DNA window from Micromonospora sp. NBC_01739 contains the following coding sequences:
- a CDS encoding nucleotide disphospho-sugar-binding domain-containing protein: MTVEVRNRLQHYQEAVDGPWRYPWLPLHPLTGEPLDSLAGFDVADYRRRVEPELARRTALSFDAAVDYARRWRPDVVLQDPASLEALLIGRVLDIPAAVCLWGPIGTEEPAHVRPLPADFSGSFERYGVDFGPDMIEYVIDPCPSSLEPPTRAKRLPVRFVPYNGSAMAPAWLLEPPPAPRVCITWSTALSTVCGPATHLLPNLVDALAGTGFDVVVTATAQDAATVGATPSNVRVAQRLPLHALLPSCAAVVHHGGSGSAMTAVAAGVPQLAVTFATEQATTGSRLAATGAAVHLPGDEAERDVLLTMVEGLVNVAGYRESAAVLRTESRQRPSMAELVNTLEDLAR; the protein is encoded by the coding sequence ATGACCGTCGAGGTACGCAATCGGCTCCAGCACTACCAGGAGGCGGTCGACGGACCGTGGCGCTATCCGTGGTTGCCGCTGCACCCACTCACCGGCGAGCCGCTGGACAGCCTCGCCGGCTTCGACGTCGCGGACTACCGGCGGCGTGTCGAGCCGGAGTTGGCGAGGCGGACGGCACTCAGCTTCGACGCTGCTGTCGACTACGCACGCCGGTGGCGTCCCGACGTCGTGCTGCAGGACCCCGCCAGCCTGGAGGCCCTACTCATCGGCCGGGTGCTCGACATTCCCGCAGCCGTCTGCCTGTGGGGGCCGATCGGCACCGAGGAGCCCGCGCACGTCCGTCCGCTGCCGGCCGACTTCAGTGGCTCGTTCGAGCGTTACGGTGTCGACTTCGGGCCGGATATGATCGAGTACGTTATCGACCCGTGCCCGTCATCGCTCGAACCGCCGACTCGGGCCAAGCGCCTGCCCGTACGGTTCGTGCCCTACAACGGGAGTGCGATGGCCCCGGCGTGGTTGCTGGAGCCGCCGCCCGCTCCTCGAGTGTGCATCACGTGGTCGACCGCGTTGTCCACGGTCTGCGGCCCGGCGACCCACCTGCTGCCGAACCTGGTCGACGCGCTCGCCGGCACCGGCTTCGACGTCGTCGTCACGGCCACCGCCCAGGACGCGGCCACGGTCGGCGCGACGCCATCCAATGTGCGGGTGGCCCAACGCCTTCCGCTGCACGCCCTGCTGCCGAGCTGTGCCGCAGTCGTGCACCATGGCGGATCTGGCAGCGCGATGACAGCCGTCGCGGCCGGCGTGCCGCAACTGGCGGTCACCTTCGCCACCGAGCAGGCGACGACCGGATCCCGGCTGGCTGCCACGGGAGCGGCCGTCCACCTGCCCGGCGACGAGGCCGAGCGGGACGTCCTCCTGACAATGGTCGAGGGACTGGTGAACGTGGCCGGCTACCGGGAGAGTGCCGCCGTACTGCGGACCGAGAGCCGGCAGCGGCCGTCCATGGCGGAACTGGTCAACACACTCGAGGACCTGGCCCGATAA
- a CDS encoding acyltransferase domain-containing protein, with the protein MGRPIALLLPGQGSQHAGMATGLYRTDPVFTAAMDEVFAEMGEEGARLLADWLAPHPLVDLDHVTRSQPLLFAIDYALGQVVLDWGLRPEALLGHSIGEVAGATLAGVFSLSDAVRLVLDRIHRLADGPPGGMLAVAARREDVTAFLDGDVVIGAVNAPRQIVLAGPDPALALVEKSLVAQNFTCRRVPSLSPFHSPVLEPATAGAAEAIAKLPVSPPRITLYSCYTAVPLTHEDVADPNYWARQPAAAIWFWPALNAMLAERDVVLVETGPGQGLAQLARRHPAVRAGRSTVVSLLPGRPGPGDLDRSALADAAKSLGVKGRTDLPGM; encoded by the coding sequence ATGGGCCGACCGATCGCGTTGTTGTTGCCGGGCCAGGGATCCCAGCACGCCGGCATGGCCACCGGCCTGTATCGGACTGACCCGGTGTTCACCGCGGCTATGGACGAGGTGTTCGCCGAGATGGGAGAGGAAGGCGCCCGCCTGCTGGCCGACTGGCTCGCGCCGCACCCACTCGTCGACCTCGACCACGTCACCCGCTCACAGCCCCTGTTGTTCGCTATCGACTACGCGTTGGGGCAGGTCGTACTCGACTGGGGTCTACGGCCGGAAGCGTTGTTGGGGCACAGCATCGGTGAAGTGGCCGGGGCCACGCTGGCCGGCGTGTTCAGCCTGAGTGACGCGGTCCGGCTCGTGCTCGACCGGATACACCGGCTGGCCGACGGCCCGCCGGGCGGCATGCTCGCTGTCGCTGCGCGGCGGGAGGACGTCACGGCCTTCCTCGACGGCGACGTCGTCATCGGTGCTGTCAACGCGCCGAGGCAGATCGTGCTCGCCGGCCCGGACCCGGCACTCGCGTTGGTGGAGAAGTCCCTGGTGGCGCAGAACTTCACGTGTCGACGGGTTCCTTCGCTCAGTCCGTTCCACAGTCCGGTGCTCGAGCCGGCCACCGCGGGAGCGGCCGAAGCGATCGCCAAGTTGCCGGTCTCCCCGCCGCGGATCACCCTCTATTCCTGTTACACAGCGGTTCCGTTGACGCATGAGGACGTGGCCGACCCGAACTACTGGGCCCGCCAACCGGCCGCAGCGATCTGGTTCTGGCCCGCGCTGAACGCGATGCTGGCCGAACGCGACGTCGTCCTCGTGGAGACCGGACCCGGCCAGGGACTGGCTCAGCTGGCCAGACGTCATCCGGCGGTACGGGCCGGCCGCAGCACGGTGGTGTCGCTGTTGCCGGGCCGCCCGGGGCCGGGTGATCTCGACCGGTCCGCACTGGCCGACGCAGCGAAGAGCCTTGGGGTAAAAGGACGTACTGACCTACCAGGAATGTGA
- a CDS encoding ketoacyl-ACP synthase III family protein, producing MELPYIDSTGTWLPPRVPTGQVVAAGRFDAALARVTDVVSVAVAGEESAPEMAVRAARTALARARSTAADIDLVLHASFFYQGHDLWAPASYVQREAVGNNCPAMEVRQMSNGGMAAMELASAYLAVDPGRSSALITTGDKFCQPGFDRWHSDPGTVYADGGTALVLSRRGGFARLRSLVTLSVPELEGMNRGDDPFGRTPFEHRPQVDYEVCKRAFLARTSVSYAVSLVSSAQERVIKQALAAADLELGDIDRIVLPHVGRRRLKVAFFSSFGIDPARTTWPWSRAVGHLGAGDPIAGLDHLVTSGVLDTGHTCMLVSVGAGYSFSCAVVEVLDRPAWAG from the coding sequence GTGGAACTCCCCTACATCGACAGCACGGGGACGTGGTTGCCGCCGAGGGTGCCCACCGGGCAGGTGGTCGCCGCCGGCAGGTTCGATGCAGCGCTGGCTCGGGTCACCGACGTGGTCTCGGTCGCGGTGGCCGGCGAGGAGTCCGCGCCGGAGATGGCCGTCCGCGCGGCTAGGACGGCGTTGGCCCGTGCCCGCTCAACGGCCGCCGACATCGACCTGGTATTGCACGCCAGCTTTTTCTACCAGGGCCACGATCTGTGGGCGCCAGCATCCTACGTGCAACGGGAGGCGGTGGGGAACAACTGCCCGGCCATGGAGGTCCGCCAAATGTCCAACGGCGGGATGGCCGCGATGGAGCTGGCTTCCGCCTACCTCGCCGTCGATCCTGGGCGCTCCTCGGCCCTGATCACCACGGGAGACAAGTTCTGCCAGCCCGGTTTCGACCGCTGGCACAGCGATCCCGGCACCGTGTACGCCGATGGCGGAACGGCGTTGGTGCTGTCCCGCCGTGGCGGGTTCGCGCGGCTACGCAGCCTGGTCACCCTGTCCGTGCCGGAGCTGGAAGGTATGAACCGCGGTGACGACCCCTTCGGGCGAACGCCGTTCGAGCACCGGCCACAGGTCGACTACGAGGTGTGCAAGCGTGCCTTTCTCGCCAGGACCAGCGTGTCCTACGCGGTCTCGTTGGTGAGTTCCGCTCAGGAACGCGTGATCAAGCAAGCCCTGGCCGCCGCAGATCTCGAACTCGGCGACATCGACCGGATCGTGTTGCCGCACGTGGGTCGCAGGCGGCTGAAGGTAGCGTTCTTCAGCAGTTTCGGCATCGACCCAGCGAGGACCACCTGGCCGTGGAGTCGTGCTGTCGGCCACCTCGGCGCGGGCGACCCTATCGCCGGCCTCGACCATCTGGTGACCAGCGGCGTGCTCGATACGGGCCACACGTGCATGCTGGTGAGCGTCGGTGCCGGGTACAGCTTCTCGTGCGCAGTGGTCGAGGTACTCGACCGCCCGGCGTGGGCCGGGTGA
- a CDS encoding phosphopantetheine-binding protein has protein sequence MSELTLSEMIEIMRECAGEEASVDVGDDIGDVDLQLLGYDSLALMEAAAIVKRTYRVELSDDALSEVRTLNQFVAAVQQVGRS, from the coding sequence ATGAGCGAGCTCACGTTGTCCGAAATGATCGAAATCATGCGTGAATGCGCTGGCGAGGAGGCGTCGGTCGACGTCGGCGACGACATCGGGGATGTGGACCTCCAACTCCTCGGGTACGACTCCCTGGCACTGATGGAGGCCGCCGCAATCGTGAAGCGCACGTACCGCGTCGAACTGTCCGACGACGCACTGTCCGAGGTGCGCACGCTCAACCAGTTCGTGGCCGCGGTTCAGCAAGTCGGCCGCAGCTGA
- a CDS encoding ketosynthase chain-length factor, whose translation MTAAVVTGLGVVAPNGLGTEAFWSATLRGEDAIRPFRRFDPGSYPSKLAGEVLDFDVSKHIPSRLIPQTDRMTQFALAAADWAIADSAVDTTRLSPLEMGVITASAAGGLELGQRELQNLWRDGPDHVSAYLSFAWFYAVNTGQISIRHDMRGPTGVFVAEQAGGLVAIAHARRVVRSGTPLVLTGGMDSTLCPYGLTAQVAGGQLSTREEPARVYLPFDKDANGQVPGEGGAILVVEDERRARARDARIYGEIAGYGSTFDPRPGSGRPPNLRRAIEVALDDAGLDTADIAVVFADAAGVAPLDRVEAEVLVEMFGPHGVPVTAPKTMIGRLYSGGAPLDVVLALLALRDGVIPPTTRVTPCYDIDVVLGERPRPFAGSAALVLARGHGGFNSALVVSNRRREDG comes from the coding sequence ATGACCGCAGCGGTGGTCACCGGTTTGGGGGTCGTGGCACCCAACGGGCTCGGCACGGAAGCCTTCTGGTCGGCGACCCTGCGTGGCGAGGACGCGATCCGGCCGTTCAGGCGCTTCGACCCCGGCTCGTATCCCAGCAAGCTGGCTGGTGAGGTACTCGACTTCGACGTGAGCAAGCACATTCCGAGCAGGCTGATCCCGCAGACCGACCGGATGACTCAGTTCGCCCTCGCCGCCGCCGACTGGGCGATCGCCGACTCCGCCGTCGACACCACACGGTTGTCCCCGCTGGAGATGGGGGTGATCACGGCCAGCGCGGCAGGCGGCCTCGAACTCGGCCAGCGCGAGCTGCAGAACCTGTGGCGTGACGGGCCGGACCACGTGAGTGCCTACTTGTCCTTCGCGTGGTTCTACGCGGTCAACACCGGTCAGATCTCTATCCGGCACGACATGCGTGGTCCCACCGGGGTGTTCGTGGCGGAACAGGCGGGTGGCCTCGTCGCCATCGCCCACGCCAGGCGGGTGGTCCGCAGCGGGACCCCGCTGGTGCTCACCGGTGGCATGGACTCCACGCTGTGCCCGTACGGCCTGACCGCTCAGGTTGCCGGCGGCCAGCTGTCCACGCGGGAGGAGCCGGCCCGTGTGTACCTCCCGTTCGACAAGGACGCCAACGGACAGGTGCCGGGTGAGGGTGGAGCGATCCTCGTGGTCGAGGACGAGCGGCGGGCACGGGCGCGTGACGCGCGGATATACGGTGAGATAGCCGGCTACGGCTCAACCTTCGACCCTCGGCCGGGTTCTGGGCGGCCGCCCAACCTCCGGCGTGCGATCGAGGTCGCGCTCGATGACGCTGGGCTGGACACCGCCGACATCGCGGTGGTTTTCGCCGACGCGGCTGGCGTCGCCCCGCTCGACCGTGTCGAGGCGGAGGTGCTCGTCGAGATGTTCGGTCCACACGGCGTGCCGGTGACCGCGCCCAAGACCATGATCGGTCGCCTCTACTCCGGCGGTGCCCCACTCGACGTCGTGCTGGCGTTGCTGGCGCTGCGTGACGGAGTCATCCCGCCGACCACGAGAGTCACACCTTGCTACGACATCGACGTCGTCCTCGGGGAAAGACCGAGGCCGTTCGCCGGCTCGGCCGCACTAGTACTCGCCAGGGGGCACGGGGGGTTCAATAGCGCACTGGTCGTCAGCAACCGGAGAAGGGAAGACGGATGA
- a CDS encoding beta-ketoacyl-[acyl-carrier-protein] synthase family protein, with product MGERRVAITGIGVVAPGDVGTKAMWERIVSGVPATRLITAFDSTPFRSRVAAECDFDPRKEGLTEDDIERLDRVGQLAVVATREALADSNFECVPDNAHRVGVSIGNAVGCSQRLEQEYRAVSDEGRQWLVDHRRASPNLYDYYVPSSLAAEVAWLVGAEGPNSIVSAGCTSGVDAVGYAWQLIREGTVDVMVTGGAEAPITPITVACFDAIKATSPRNDDAGSASRPFDRTRNGFVLGEGAAVLVLEELEHARARGAHVYGEVSGYACHGNAHHMTGLRPDGREMAAAITSALDRAKLDPTAVDYVNAHGTATRQNDVHETAAFKRSLGEHAYAVPVSSIKSVIGHSLGAVGAIEVAACALAIEHGVVPPTANLHHPDPELDLDYVPLVSREQDLATVLTVASGFGGFQSAMVLTDARVR from the coding sequence ATGGGAGAACGTCGTGTCGCCATCACCGGGATAGGTGTTGTCGCCCCCGGCGATGTCGGGACAAAGGCGATGTGGGAGCGCATCGTGTCCGGTGTGCCTGCGACCAGGCTGATCACGGCGTTCGACTCCACGCCGTTCCGCTCGAGGGTCGCGGCAGAGTGTGACTTCGACCCGCGTAAGGAAGGCCTCACCGAGGACGACATCGAGCGGCTGGACCGAGTGGGCCAGTTGGCTGTCGTCGCGACCAGGGAGGCACTGGCGGACAGCAACTTCGAGTGCGTGCCAGACAACGCGCACCGGGTCGGGGTAAGCATCGGCAACGCGGTGGGCTGTTCGCAGCGCCTCGAGCAGGAGTATCGCGCGGTCAGCGACGAAGGAAGGCAGTGGTTGGTCGACCACCGCCGCGCGTCACCCAACCTCTACGACTACTACGTCCCCAGCTCGCTGGCGGCCGAGGTCGCGTGGCTGGTCGGTGCGGAAGGACCCAACTCGATCGTCTCGGCGGGGTGCACGTCCGGAGTCGACGCCGTCGGTTACGCCTGGCAGCTGATCCGGGAGGGCACGGTCGACGTCATGGTCACCGGCGGTGCGGAGGCGCCGATCACCCCCATCACAGTCGCCTGTTTCGACGCGATCAAGGCGACGTCGCCACGCAACGACGACGCGGGGAGTGCCTCGCGTCCATTCGACCGGACCCGCAACGGGTTCGTGCTCGGCGAAGGGGCTGCCGTCCTCGTGCTGGAGGAGCTCGAGCACGCGCGCGCACGTGGCGCACACGTCTACGGCGAGGTCAGCGGTTACGCCTGTCACGGGAACGCTCACCACATGACCGGCCTGCGCCCGGACGGGCGAGAGATGGCGGCCGCGATCACCTCGGCGCTGGACAGAGCCAAACTCGACCCGACCGCCGTCGACTACGTCAACGCGCACGGTACGGCCACCCGGCAGAACGACGTGCACGAAACCGCTGCCTTCAAACGCAGCCTCGGCGAGCACGCTTATGCCGTGCCGGTGAGCTCGATCAAGTCGGTGATCGGCCACTCGCTCGGCGCCGTCGGTGCGATCGAGGTGGCCGCGTGCGCGCTGGCGATCGAGCACGGCGTGGTGCCGCCGACCGCCAACCTGCACCATCCCGACCCCGAGCTGGACCTGGACTACGTGCCGTTGGTCAGCCGCGAACAGGACCTGGCCACCGTGCTGACGGTGGCCAGCGGGTTCGGCGGGTTCCAGAGCGCGATGGTGCTGACGGATGCGAGAGTTCGATGA
- a CDS encoding CaiB/BaiF CoA transferase family protein, with product MPKSERPGSVDLPLSGVTVVALEQAVAAPLATRHLADLGARVLKVERPDGGDFARGYDTSVNGMASHFVWLNRGKESVALDLKSPGGRQVVADLVATADVFLQNLAPGSASRLGLGAADLRARHSRLVTVDMSGYGVSGPYRTRRAYDMLIQCEAGLVSATGAENSRTKAGLPASDIAAGMYALTATLAALVGRAVSGQGAGIEISMLEATVEWMGYQLYHTQGTGQSPPRMGLAHPSVVPYGAFPAQDGVDVVIGVQNDREWARFAEDFLGRPDLATDPEWATNVARVHHRETVDALVAAHTVRLPADRLVACLDAVGVATGRVNDIGDVLAHPQLAARDRWRQVDTPSGAVRGLLPPFTVAGVELPMGPVPELGEHTEAVLRELGYSTARIEALRREGAASVPIESSRS from the coding sequence GTGCCGAAGAGCGAACGACCCGGCAGCGTGGACCTGCCACTGTCCGGCGTCACGGTCGTTGCGCTGGAACAGGCGGTGGCCGCGCCGCTCGCAACGCGCCATCTCGCCGACCTCGGTGCCCGCGTGCTCAAGGTGGAGCGGCCGGACGGCGGTGACTTCGCGCGTGGCTACGACACCAGCGTCAACGGAATGGCGAGTCACTTCGTCTGGCTCAACCGGGGCAAGGAGTCGGTGGCGCTGGACCTGAAGTCACCCGGCGGCCGCCAGGTCGTCGCAGATCTCGTCGCCACGGCCGACGTGTTCCTGCAGAACCTCGCGCCGGGTTCGGCCAGCCGGCTCGGCCTCGGCGCCGCCGACCTGCGGGCCAGGCACTCCCGACTGGTGACGGTCGACATGTCCGGGTACGGCGTCAGCGGCCCCTACCGCACCCGGCGCGCCTACGACATGCTCATCCAGTGCGAGGCCGGGCTGGTCTCCGCCACCGGCGCCGAGAACAGCAGGACGAAGGCGGGGCTGCCGGCCTCCGACATCGCGGCGGGCATGTACGCACTCACCGCGACCCTGGCCGCGCTGGTGGGCCGGGCGGTGAGTGGGCAGGGCGCCGGCATCGAGATCTCGATGCTTGAGGCGACCGTCGAGTGGATGGGCTACCAGCTCTACCACACCCAGGGGACCGGGCAGTCCCCGCCCAGGATGGGCCTTGCCCATCCCAGCGTGGTGCCCTACGGCGCGTTTCCCGCTCAGGACGGTGTCGACGTCGTGATCGGGGTTCAGAACGACCGGGAGTGGGCGCGGTTCGCCGAGGACTTTCTCGGCAGGCCCGACCTGGCAACCGATCCGGAGTGGGCGACGAACGTCGCGCGTGTGCACCACCGCGAGACGGTGGACGCCCTGGTCGCCGCGCACACCGTGCGGCTGCCCGCCGACCGGCTCGTCGCGTGCCTTGACGCCGTCGGAGTCGCGACCGGTCGGGTCAACGACATCGGGGACGTGCTGGCGCATCCGCAGCTGGCCGCGCGGGACCGCTGGCGGCAGGTGGACACGCCCTCAGGGGCCGTGCGCGGGTTGCTCCCGCCGTTCACGGTCGCGGGAGTTGAGCTGCCTATGGGCCCGGTGCCCGAGCTGGGGGAGCACACGGAAGCTGTGTTGCGTGAGCTGGGCTACTCCACGGCGCGGATCGAGGCGTTGCGGCGCGAGGGCGCCGCCTCCGTGCCGATCGAGAGTTCGCGCTCCTGA
- a CDS encoding O-methyltransferase, producing MIDTSLPIVPQDSTDPREVFATTLVRAAKLPPRLEAVMTEIETIAESEGIPIIGRLEGTIVQMLATLCGERAMRVLELGTAIGYSALWLAHALPEGGKVTSIELDPERAARAAEFIDRAGFADRVEIIVGDLFELLPSLGVYDLIFQDVMKHRYFGNDPKLATELLRLTKSHLEVNGILMIDNAFCGGGVVAGDVDEPSNELAGVRRMNDVLAHDPDFAGVIVPVRDGLWVAQRKS from the coding sequence ATGATTGACACTTCGCTGCCCATCGTCCCGCAGGACAGCACCGACCCAAGGGAGGTCTTCGCCACCACTCTGGTGCGTGCGGCGAAGCTGCCCCCACGCCTCGAGGCCGTCATGACGGAAATCGAGACAATTGCGGAGAGTGAGGGCATCCCGATCATCGGCCGGCTGGAGGGCACGATCGTCCAGATGCTCGCCACGCTGTGCGGCGAGCGGGCTATGAGGGTGCTCGAGTTGGGCACGGCGATCGGCTACTCGGCACTGTGGCTCGCGCACGCACTGCCTGAAGGCGGCAAGGTCACCAGCATTGAGCTGGACCCGGAGCGTGCGGCACGCGCGGCGGAATTCATCGACCGCGCCGGGTTCGCCGACCGGGTCGAGATCATCGTCGGCGACCTGTTCGAGCTGCTGCCGAGCCTCGGCGTCTACGACCTGATCTTCCAGGACGTCATGAAGCACCGGTACTTTGGCAATGACCCCAAGCTCGCGACCGAGCTGCTGCGGCTCACCAAGTCGCACCTCGAGGTGAACGGCATTCTCATGATCGACAACGCCTTCTGCGGTGGCGGTGTCGTCGCGGGCGACGTCGACGAGCCCTCCAACGAGCTGGCAGGCGTGCGGCGCATGAACGACGTACTGGCCCACGACCCCGACTTCGCCGGTGTGATCGTGCCGGTCCGGGACGGCCTCTGGGTCGCGCAGCGCAAGTCCTGA